The following are from one region of the Rosistilla carotiformis genome:
- the recA gene encoding recombinase RecA, protein MAKKAAKSSAKAGKIDPGMKAVLAREPNLAATLQQIEKSFGDGAIMPLGAESQLKISGIPTGSLSLDMALGGFGLPRGRIIEVYGPESSGKTTLALHVAAEAQKAGGIAAIIDAEHAFDPGWGKKLGVELDSLLVSQPSSGEEAMQITEMLVKSNSVDVIIIDSVAALVPRAELEGEIGASHVGLQARLMSQSMRKLTGAIAKSKSVVIFINQIREKIGVMFGSPETTPGGRALKFYASCRIDVRRIGALKDGEEQVGQRVKCKIVKNKVAPPFRIAEFDMMHNNGISFEGDILDLGLEHNVLTRSGAWFKYGETYLGQGKEKARNFLIENTETRDEIRDRIMTAGGFAGPVEIGPEDDAANADDLSDVDEEATTNS, encoded by the coding sequence ATGGCCAAGAAAGCAGCAAAATCGAGTGCAAAAGCAGGCAAGATCGACCCAGGCATGAAAGCCGTTTTGGCGCGTGAGCCGAACTTGGCAGCCACCCTGCAGCAGATTGAAAAATCGTTTGGCGATGGGGCGATCATGCCTTTGGGTGCTGAATCCCAATTAAAGATCAGCGGGATTCCAACCGGCAGCTTGTCCCTGGACATGGCCCTGGGCGGCTTCGGGCTGCCTCGCGGCCGGATCATCGAAGTTTACGGCCCCGAATCGAGTGGTAAGACGACGCTAGCATTGCACGTTGCCGCCGAAGCACAAAAAGCGGGTGGCATCGCGGCGATCATCGATGCCGAGCACGCCTTTGATCCCGGTTGGGGTAAGAAGCTGGGTGTCGAGCTCGATTCGCTGTTGGTCAGCCAACCCAGCAGCGGGGAAGAAGCGATGCAGATCACCGAAATGTTGGTCAAAAGCAACTCGGTCGACGTGATCATCATCGACTCCGTCGCGGCGTTGGTACCGCGTGCGGAACTCGAAGGCGAAATCGGAGCGTCGCACGTCGGGCTGCAAGCGCGTCTGATGAGCCAATCGATGCGGAAGCTGACCGGTGCGATCGCCAAGAGCAAATCGGTGGTGATCTTCATCAACCAGATTCGCGAAAAGATCGGCGTGATGTTCGGCAGCCCCGAAACCACACCGGGCGGTCGGGCGCTGAAGTTCTACGCCAGTTGCCGGATCGACGTCCGTCGCATCGGTGCACTCAAAGATGGCGAAGAACAGGTCGGCCAACGGGTCAAATGCAAGATCGTCAAGAACAAGGTGGCACCACCGTTCCGGATCGCTGAATTCGATATGATGCATAATAATGGCATCAGTTTCGAAGGGGATATCCTGGACCTGGGACTCGAACACAACGTGCTCACTCGCAGCGGTGCTTGGTTCAAGTATGGCGAAACCTACCTGGGACAAGGCAAGGAGAAGGCGCGTAACTTCCTGATCGAGAACACCGAAACGCGCGACGAGATCCGCGATCGGATCATGACCGCGGGCGGGTTCGCAGGCCCTGTCGAAATCGGTCCCGAGGACGACGCGGCCAATGCGGATGACTTGAGCGATGTCGATGAAGAAGCGACGACCAACAGTTAA
- a CDS encoding 2Fe-2S iron-sulfur cluster-binding protein, whose product MPKLTIEGQGEFDVPAGTRLVNALVNIAGTDQLHACGGKCRCTTCRVEFIAGEPSKMTEAEQATLSARGIDQPGVRLSCQILCEQDQHIKLISRLEGSGRADQGGACAEAIEPEPQWVEKS is encoded by the coding sequence ATGCCAAAGTTAACTATTGAAGGTCAGGGTGAATTTGACGTTCCCGCCGGGACACGTTTGGTCAACGCGCTGGTGAACATCGCCGGAACCGATCAACTGCATGCCTGTGGTGGCAAATGCCGCTGCACGACCTGCCGCGTTGAATTTATCGCGGGCGAACCGTCGAAAATGACCGAAGCCGAACAAGCGACGCTGTCGGCTCGCGGCATCGACCAACCGGGCGTCCGATTGAGTTGCCAAATCTTGTGCGAACAGGATCAGCATATCAAGTTGATCAGCCGACTCGAAGGCAGCGGTCGCGCCGACCAAGGTGGCGCATGTGCCGAAGCGATCGAACCCGAACCGCAATGGGTCGAAAAGTCTTAA
- the thpR gene encoding RNA 2',3'-cyclic phosphodiesterase, translating to MQKIRSFIAIPLTDEIQNAAGRMVDRLREAATGVKWVDADNLHLTLKFLGDVDNVEVPDVCKALRKCCENVAPFPLTIQGIGGFPDLQRARVVWAGVEDQSSGLCPLAESIDIEMGKLGFKREFRDYTPHLTLGRLKKGSRLGEDFIAAAEKEADTVLGMVHVQEVHVFASFMDKHQKGPTYNVMDRVDLD from the coding sequence ATGCAGAAGATTCGATCGTTTATTGCGATACCGCTCACCGATGAAATTCAGAATGCCGCGGGTCGGATGGTCGATCGGCTTCGCGAAGCGGCAACGGGCGTGAAGTGGGTCGATGCCGATAATCTGCACCTGACGCTGAAGTTTCTCGGCGACGTCGACAATGTCGAAGTCCCCGACGTCTGCAAGGCGCTGCGGAAGTGCTGTGAAAACGTGGCCCCATTCCCGCTGACGATCCAGGGAATCGGTGGCTTCCCCGATCTGCAACGAGCCCGCGTCGTGTGGGCCGGCGTCGAAGATCAATCCTCCGGTTTGTGCCCGTTGGCCGAATCGATCGATATCGAAATGGGCAAGCTCGGCTTTAAACGCGAGTTCCGCGACTACACCCCTCACCTCACCCTGGGTCGATTGAAAAAGGGAAGTCGTTTAGGAGAGGACTTCATCGCCGCGGCGGAAAAGGAAGCCGATACCGTATTGGGGATGGTCCATGTTCAAGAAGTGCATGTCTTCGCGAGCTTCATGGACAAACACCAGAAAGGGCCAACGTACAACGTAATGGACCGCGTCGACCTCGACTGA
- a CDS encoding YheT family hydrolase has protein sequence MSLSFQPHPLLLGGHLQTLATTLIPTPQIPYKATQHRVVLDDGDQIVLHDDTPPGWTAGQPVAILLHGLCGCHGASYMIRMADKLNRCGVRVFRMDMRGCGAGRDLARELPHSGRSGDLLAAITRLAELCDDSPIWPIGISMGGNILLKMLGEIGKGILIPDFPAERIARAAAVAPPIDPAHCCRNMSRWMMRPYGRYFIRKLRARVAPLVEQREDWRAINWNPHPKTLWDFDGLVTAPLSGFRDVEDYYAQAAAAPLASAIAVPTMILASEDDPIIPIDCLRDADWPGHVELHTTRRGGHVGFIGGRQLETGDRYWMDAKLLNWFAFPGSEPTSDS, from the coding sequence GTGTCCCTTTCGTTTCAACCTCATCCATTGCTGCTGGGGGGACATCTGCAAACGCTCGCCACGACGCTGATCCCCACGCCCCAAATTCCCTACAAGGCGACGCAGCATCGCGTCGTCTTGGACGACGGGGATCAGATCGTTCTGCACGATGATACCCCGCCGGGTTGGACGGCCGGCCAACCGGTCGCCATTTTGCTACATGGTTTGTGCGGCTGCCATGGGGCCAGTTATATGATTCGGATGGCCGACAAACTGAACCGCTGCGGTGTCCGTGTCTTTCGCATGGACATGCGCGGCTGTGGTGCCGGTCGCGATCTGGCGCGCGAGCTGCCGCATTCGGGTCGCAGCGGCGATCTATTAGCCGCCATCACGCGGCTCGCCGAACTGTGCGACGATTCGCCGATCTGGCCGATCGGCATTTCGATGGGAGGGAACATCTTATTAAAGATGCTCGGCGAGATCGGCAAAGGGATCCTGATCCCCGATTTCCCAGCCGAACGGATCGCACGAGCCGCAGCGGTCGCTCCGCCGATCGATCCGGCCCACTGTTGCCGCAACATGAGCCGTTGGATGATGCGCCCCTACGGCCGGTACTTCATCCGCAAGCTGCGGGCGCGGGTCGCTCCGTTGGTCGAGCAGCGTGAGGACTGGCGGGCAATCAATTGGAATCCTCACCCCAAAACGCTGTGGGATTTCGACGGTCTTGTCACCGCTCCGCTCAGCGGATTCCGCGACGTGGAAGACTATTACGCGCAAGCCGCCGCGGCGCCGCTGGCATCGGCGATCGCAGTCCCCACGATGATCCTGGCTTCCGAAGACGATCCGATCATCCCGATCGACTGCCTTCGCGACGCCGACTGGCCCGGACACGTCGAACTGCACACCACTCGCCGCGGCGGACACGTCGGTTTCATCGGCGGCCGGCAACTCGAAACCGGCGACCGCTACTGGATGGACGCCAAGCTGCTGAATTGGTTCGCTTTCCCCGGCAGTGAACCGACGTCCGATTCTTAG
- a CDS encoding polysaccharide biosynthesis tyrosine autokinase: MNTNRVSSEKPLSRGIGKRRNDNKSSRKGPEMQIDWVKLIWGGRWLLLLGLLVGLGAGYFHFKTLPPEFLSSSDVQIIESTTNKNMAVDGVEVAASRSLADEALVMRSEFILRRAAELPEIVESAEFAGLGPEQIAGLMGGRALTIGPATEESNSVFRVQFVSDSPVISKLVVQALVDAYGLHLQDQYRNVSQETLDLIESAQKDVSKKLTALEEDYAKFKTSSNLIYHDDKIASVHRENSGVYLSQIQSLTLERAKLNSVMDSAKLAISEEKPLESVLMSLRNLAVDDSKQDLANDAVALKMSSIERKRIVDQLRTSARIREEKLLPLEIERKKLSRSFGSGHVAIKSLDEEIQVVKRLILDAVQTEERSIAELESAWAELDELASNQPTTNPEDELRRQVRLVFDSMTQKLQSVEQEIGEIQTAYHTAVEAAKAESIAESRSEQYVREIERQQQLYDRIVARLDEVNLISEGEGLKVIPLNTANYGYQIAPVMLKSLVMGGFLGTVLAFGLAFLREISDRSYRSPQEVSEHTGLPVIGHIPVLKRWKVDADHVGAALDSRLCTFFQRKGMNSEAFRALRTAVFFSNQSGDNQILQITSATPSDGKTTTAGNLAITMAQAGKSVLILDADLRRPRIAKLFDLRADKGLAWAIEQITLSKEIDDLMINEAIQDTVVPNLSAMVAGNPPDNPSELVTSEAFEQILSALRVKFDLIIIDTPPMLAVSDPSNVVRRADGVILVARLRKNVKPVVAQASRMLETLEANVLGIVINGVGSREAGAYGKSSGREGYYNQGEYYKYGYGYSYGAIANDSSREYYEVEAPKQAAPVQQTQHVPSACGADLTNHTS; this comes from the coding sequence ATGAATACAAATCGAGTTTCAAGTGAGAAGCCGCTTTCACGAGGAATCGGAAAGCGTCGAAACGATAATAAGTCCTCGCGCAAGGGCCCCGAGATGCAAATCGACTGGGTAAAGCTCATTTGGGGAGGGCGCTGGCTGCTGTTGCTTGGACTGTTGGTTGGCCTTGGAGCGGGCTATTTTCATTTCAAAACGTTACCGCCAGAATTCCTGTCCTCATCCGACGTCCAGATTATCGAATCGACGACCAATAAAAATATGGCGGTCGACGGTGTCGAAGTTGCTGCGTCTCGCTCTCTCGCCGATGAGGCACTGGTGATGCGCAGCGAATTTATTTTGCGACGCGCTGCCGAACTCCCCGAAATTGTGGAGTCTGCTGAATTTGCGGGACTTGGTCCCGAACAGATCGCTGGTTTGATGGGCGGGCGTGCGTTAACAATTGGACCGGCGACTGAAGAGTCGAATAGTGTCTTTCGCGTTCAGTTCGTCAGTGACAGCCCAGTAATCTCCAAATTGGTTGTTCAGGCTTTGGTCGATGCGTATGGCCTGCACTTGCAAGATCAGTATCGAAATGTCAGTCAAGAGACCCTTGATTTGATCGAGTCCGCTCAAAAGGACGTATCGAAAAAATTGACGGCACTGGAAGAAGACTATGCGAAATTCAAAACTTCATCAAATTTGATTTATCACGATGACAAAATTGCCAGCGTTCATCGCGAAAATTCCGGTGTCTATTTGTCTCAGATCCAAAGCCTGACGCTCGAGCGCGCCAAGCTGAACAGCGTCATGGATTCGGCCAAGCTGGCAATCTCGGAAGAGAAACCTTTGGAATCGGTTTTGATGTCGCTGAGGAATTTGGCTGTTGATGATTCGAAACAAGACCTCGCGAACGACGCAGTTGCTTTAAAAATGTCGAGTATTGAACGTAAACGCATTGTCGATCAGCTTCGGACGTCAGCTCGAATCCGAGAAGAGAAACTCCTTCCTCTCGAAATTGAACGGAAAAAACTGTCTCGATCCTTTGGAAGTGGACATGTGGCGATTAAATCGCTCGACGAGGAGATTCAGGTTGTCAAGCGACTGATCTTAGACGCTGTTCAAACGGAGGAACGTTCCATCGCGGAATTGGAATCCGCGTGGGCTGAATTGGACGAATTGGCGTCAAATCAACCTACCACAAATCCAGAAGATGAATTAAGGCGGCAAGTCCGGCTTGTTTTTGACTCGATGACTCAGAAGCTTCAGTCCGTCGAACAGGAAATTGGTGAAATTCAAACGGCTTACCACACTGCAGTCGAGGCAGCCAAGGCGGAAAGCATTGCGGAATCCCGATCCGAGCAGTATGTGCGTGAGATTGAGCGTCAGCAGCAACTGTACGATCGGATCGTTGCGCGATTGGATGAGGTGAATTTAATTTCAGAAGGTGAAGGGTTAAAAGTGATCCCTCTGAACACTGCCAACTACGGATACCAAATTGCACCTGTCATGCTTAAGTCGTTGGTGATGGGAGGTTTCCTGGGAACCGTGTTAGCATTTGGGTTGGCATTTCTACGTGAGATCTCAGATCGTTCGTACCGCAGCCCGCAAGAAGTGTCGGAACATACGGGGTTGCCTGTCATTGGACACATTCCAGTATTGAAGAGATGGAAGGTTGACGCAGATCATGTGGGGGCAGCATTGGATTCGCGGTTATGCACATTCTTCCAGCGGAAGGGGATGAATTCGGAGGCGTTCCGCGCACTTCGAACCGCCGTCTTCTTCAGCAATCAATCGGGAGATAATCAAATTCTACAAATTACTAGTGCGACACCGTCGGATGGAAAAACGACAACTGCCGGAAATTTGGCGATCACGATGGCTCAAGCTGGCAAGAGTGTCCTAATTTTGGACGCCGATTTGCGTCGTCCGCGCATCGCAAAACTGTTTGATCTTAGGGCTGATAAAGGACTGGCTTGGGCAATCGAACAGATAACGCTGTCGAAAGAAATTGATGATTTGATGATAAATGAGGCAATTCAAGATACCGTGGTGCCCAATCTGTCCGCGATGGTCGCTGGCAATCCTCCCGATAACCCGTCCGAATTAGTAACAAGCGAAGCGTTTGAACAGATCCTTAGCGCACTGCGAGTCAAATTTGACTTGATCATTATTGATACACCACCCATGCTGGCCGTCAGCGACCCCAGTAATGTAGTGCGGCGTGCTGATGGTGTGATCCTGGTTGCTCGACTTCGAAAAAATGTTAAGCCAGTGGTCGCGCAAGCATCACGAATGTTAGAAACCCTTGAAGCGAATGTATTAGGAATCGTCATCAATGGAGTTGGTAGTCGTGAAGCTGGCGCGTACGGAAAAAGTAGCGGGAGAGAGGGCTACTATAACCAAGGTGAATACTACAAGTATGGTTATGGATATTCGTATGGAGCGATAGCCAATGATTCTTCGAGAGAGTATTACGAAGTTGAAGCACCGAAACAGGCTGCACCGGTTCAGCAGACCCAGCATGTTCCCAGTGCATGCGGGGCGGACTTGACAAACCACACTAGCTAA
- a CDS encoding glycosyltransferase family 4 protein, with protein MLVDPARQGDSNAHVLFLDQTGQLGGAELCLLDIVSGRACPTDQVLLLQEGPFESALRKRGVCVSTRPLSERAAAVQKSSGVFRAARSLWEMVRHSGAIRDVVCQADLLYANTAKALVVTWLAAVRYRKPFVYHLHDILSADHFSGSNRRLLVFLANRAQHVIANSDSTLDAFVAAGGRRDLVSVVYNGLDAGRYDAAIADTEIHRAAVRNSLGLDQQPVIGLFGRFANWKGQHLAIEALRELPNTHLLLVGDALFGETQYADLLRQTAIRHGVSQRVHFLGFRDDVPAIMQACDLVLHCSTAPEPFGRVIVEAMLSRKLVVASRGGGAAEIVSDRVTGHLFSPGSRADLIAVLKQTFQMAAMDRNQMLERAQNEAKERFDLPGRITEVNCVLKRALSSSRNLWTSGGVAQRRLASHIDALKRIAR; from the coding sequence GTGCTTGTTGACCCGGCTCGGCAAGGAGACTCGAATGCTCATGTTCTGTTTCTGGATCAGACGGGGCAATTGGGTGGTGCCGAACTTTGCCTACTGGATATTGTCTCGGGCCGAGCGTGTCCCACCGACCAAGTCCTCTTGTTGCAAGAGGGGCCGTTCGAATCCGCACTGAGGAAACGGGGCGTCTGTGTTTCGACGCGTCCGTTGAGTGAACGCGCGGCGGCGGTGCAAAAGTCGAGTGGTGTATTCCGTGCCGCGCGTTCGCTGTGGGAAATGGTTCGCCATTCTGGGGCGATTCGCGATGTGGTCTGCCAGGCGGACCTGTTATACGCAAATACGGCGAAAGCGTTGGTGGTCACCTGGCTTGCGGCGGTGCGTTACCGGAAACCCTTTGTCTATCATCTGCACGATATTCTTTCGGCGGATCACTTCAGCGGTTCCAATCGACGGTTGTTGGTTTTTCTGGCGAACAGGGCGCAGCATGTGATTGCCAACTCCGATTCCACGCTCGATGCATTTGTCGCTGCAGGTGGGCGTCGCGATCTTGTTTCGGTCGTTTACAACGGACTGGATGCGGGGCGGTACGACGCTGCCATCGCCGACACCGAAATCCACCGCGCGGCGGTTCGTAATTCGTTAGGGTTAGATCAACAACCTGTAATTGGTCTGTTTGGGCGGTTCGCAAATTGGAAAGGTCAGCACCTAGCCATCGAAGCGCTTCGGGAACTTCCCAACACACACCTATTGTTAGTTGGCGATGCGTTGTTTGGTGAAACGCAGTATGCCGATCTGTTGCGTCAGACGGCAATTCGGCATGGCGTTTCCCAACGTGTCCATTTCTTGGGGTTTCGGGACGACGTACCAGCAATTATGCAAGCGTGTGATCTGGTGCTCCATTGCTCGACAGCGCCGGAGCCTTTCGGGCGTGTGATTGTCGAAGCCATGTTGTCTCGCAAGCTGGTGGTTGCATCGCGTGGTGGGGGCGCTGCTGAAATTGTATCCGATCGTGTTACCGGGCACCTGTTTTCACCGGGATCCCGTGCGGATCTGATCGCTGTTCTGAAGCAAACGTTTCAAATGGCTGCCATGGATCGAAATCAGATGCTTGAGCGAGCACAAAACGAGGCAAAAGAACGGTTTGATTTGCCCGGTCGAATTACTGAAGTCAATTGCGTACTCAAGCGAGCGTTAAGTTCGTCCAGAAACCTGTGGACTTCTGGAGGCGTTGCGCAGCGACGACTCGCCAGCCATATCGATGCATTGAAAAGGATTGCTCGTTAG
- a CDS encoding glycosyltransferase family 4 protein — translation MKFVHLGLGWIGDRGGGLERYQHGICTAHARLGCDVTAWVQSRTEIVDEFDYKAIAFASPVEKRLRKLRSLGYLAEERFGVRDFIFVSHHASVGGCLVDLCRRVPHVVHFHGPWADEATIEGAPWWKTTLQRRQERLAYHSASRIITLSRSFKQLVVERYGVSESLVHVVPGAIDAAMADPGISRAEARQQLGWPADRPIVLAMRRLVKRVGVDVLVQAIDRLIRDHKSASDLLVMIGGTGPMQDDLKKCINDLGLQNNVRLLGFVPEEQLSTAYRAADFSIVPTQSLEGFGLVTLESMAAGTPAIVTPVGSLPEVISPLCNSLILGGTSASEIADGLYAIVRGQVETPNDDVCRRYVRDNYDWSVIGPRVLEVYRSAC, via the coding sequence TTGAAATTTGTACATCTAGGACTTGGTTGGATTGGCGATCGAGGTGGCGGGCTGGAACGATATCAGCATGGGATCTGTACGGCGCATGCGCGACTCGGTTGCGACGTGACCGCCTGGGTGCAGAGCCGAACCGAGATCGTGGACGAATTTGACTACAAAGCAATCGCCTTTGCCTCGCCCGTCGAAAAGCGGCTCAGAAAACTTCGCAGTCTGGGGTACCTTGCCGAAGAGCGCTTTGGCGTCCGTGACTTTATTTTTGTCTCGCACCATGCTTCGGTTGGCGGATGTTTGGTAGACCTTTGTCGGCGGGTGCCCCACGTGGTTCATTTTCATGGTCCGTGGGCCGATGAAGCAACCATCGAGGGGGCGCCGTGGTGGAAAACGACGCTGCAGCGGCGCCAGGAGCGACTTGCTTATCATTCGGCCAGCCGCATCATCACGTTGAGTCGCTCGTTCAAACAACTTGTGGTGGAACGATATGGCGTCTCCGAGAGCTTGGTTCATGTGGTGCCTGGCGCCATTGATGCTGCGATGGCCGATCCCGGCATCTCGCGAGCCGAAGCGCGACAACAACTGGGGTGGCCGGCGGACAGGCCGATCGTCCTCGCCATGCGACGTCTCGTGAAACGAGTCGGTGTCGATGTCTTGGTGCAAGCCATCGATCGGTTGATTCGCGACCATAAATCGGCTTCCGATCTGCTGGTGATGATCGGCGGTACCGGCCCGATGCAAGACGATTTGAAAAAATGCATCAACGACCTGGGCTTACAAAACAATGTGCGTCTACTGGGATTTGTCCCCGAAGAACAACTCAGCACCGCTTATCGAGCTGCCGACTTCAGCATCGTTCCGACTCAGTCGTTGGAGGGGTTTGGCTTGGTGACGCTCGAGTCGATGGCTGCCGGAACGCCTGCCATCGTGACTCCGGTGGGCTCGCTGCCCGAAGTGATTTCGCCACTGTGCAATTCACTGATCTTGGGCGGAACGTCGGCAAGCGAAATTGCCGATGGCCTTTATGCGATTGTGCGCGGCCAGGTGGAAACACCCAACGACGATGTCTGTCGACGTTACGTTCGCGATAACTATGACTGGTCCGTTATCGGACCGCGGGTGCTTGAGGTTTACCGAAGTGCTTGTTGA
- a CDS encoding glycosyltransferase family 4 protein: MKVLIASHACALPQNQQLFALAAQRRNWDVAMVIPRVWKDEYGRSMPATLYPGFDADLIPIPVLGNGSVPLHWYRINAAKLLRAVQPDVVYSHNEAYALSTIQWSRANARTGRKPFGFFSCQNLVKRYPIPFRQGESAVYRNSSFFFPITETVDQVHREKGYRGSSTIIPLGFDPEKYHTTVDIETRQRKASNRSQRLAFVGRIVEEKGLVTLAQALGKIRDLDWELIIVGAGPFEGDVKEAMRQHGVAGRVQWRGFVRHDETAKFFDSVDCLVLPSETRPNWREQFGRVIVESMACGTPVVGSDSGEIPNIIRQTGGGLVFAEADAESCASSLRKIITQHDARAAMAIAGNRYVHQHYSLSALADRFADAIENAT; encoded by the coding sequence TTGAAAGTTTTGATCGCCAGCCACGCATGCGCACTGCCGCAGAACCAACAATTGTTCGCGCTCGCTGCGCAGCGACGGAACTGGGATGTCGCGATGGTGATCCCCAGAGTGTGGAAAGACGAATACGGTCGGTCGATGCCGGCCACGTTGTATCCCGGCTTTGATGCCGACTTGATTCCGATCCCCGTGCTGGGTAACGGCAGTGTGCCGTTGCATTGGTACCGAATCAACGCTGCAAAATTGTTGCGGGCGGTGCAGCCCGATGTCGTCTATTCGCACAACGAGGCGTATGCGCTTTCGACGATTCAGTGGTCGCGTGCGAATGCCAGGACGGGGCGAAAGCCATTTGGCTTTTTCTCGTGTCAAAACCTCGTCAAACGATATCCGATTCCTTTTCGCCAGGGGGAATCGGCGGTCTATCGAAATAGTTCGTTCTTTTTTCCGATCACTGAAACCGTCGATCAGGTGCATCGCGAGAAGGGGTATCGCGGTTCGTCGACGATCATTCCGTTGGGCTTTGATCCCGAAAAATACCATACCACCGTCGATATCGAGACCCGCCAACGCAAGGCTTCCAACCGCTCGCAACGGCTTGCCTTTGTCGGTCGCATCGTCGAGGAAAAGGGCTTGGTCACGTTGGCGCAGGCGTTGGGCAAGATTCGCGACTTGGATTGGGAATTGATCATCGTGGGGGCCGGGCCTTTTGAAGGCGACGTCAAGGAAGCGATGCGGCAGCATGGAGTGGCGGGGCGCGTGCAGTGGCGCGGGTTTGTCCGGCATGACGAAACCGCAAAGTTTTTTGATTCGGTCGATTGTCTTGTTTTGCCGTCGGAAACCCGACCCAATTGGCGGGAGCAGTTTGGACGGGTGATCGTCGAATCGATGGCCTGTGGCACGCCAGTCGTCGGCAGCGATTCGGGAGAAATCCCCAACATCATTCGGCAGACAGGTGGTGGATTGGTCTTTGCGGAAGCGGACGCGGAATCGTGCGCTAGTTCATTGCGAAAAATCATCACCCAACACGACGCCCGCGCGGCGATGGCGATAGCCGGAAATCGATACGTGCACCAGCATTACAGCCTGTCCGCGCTAGCGGATCGGTTTGCCGATGCGATCGAAAATGCGACATGA
- a CDS encoding glycosyltransferase family 4 protein, translating into MIINANRHEGTSRAVLEVAQRLVLRGHHVDLIARTVEAIEGTGIHWIRIPGPTRPEFLDFATFKRRVDRRLRNNHGYDIVHSAGPNTSLADVYTIQTVHPIKVQQTAESRSEATAGWLRRLSWGAYDRYVIRCEKQAYLACGPTGPRAFLPVSEGTKQELLETYPQVRPRYSSTSPARNVSQNGTESEHDDESAGGSESGSVRVIPNGADLDRFTPANRELHRDDVRHEHGIADDDFLLAFSGGDWRRKGLDLALQALAKLSDPKIKLLVVGHDRSGGDVRQLSDKLGLQSRVTFAGFRSDVHRYYAAGDLFLFPTSYEAFSLATIEAAASGLPVLMPDVSGAQELIGCGTTGAMILRDPQHIAATIMRFVESNELLARSGVAARTLVEQRFNWDVITQQTLDVYQHLIARRSSGAASSTMGQPSIETVT; encoded by the coding sequence GTGATCATCAATGCCAATCGGCATGAAGGGACCTCGCGCGCTGTCTTGGAAGTTGCCCAACGGTTGGTATTGCGCGGCCATCACGTCGACCTGATCGCGCGGACCGTGGAAGCTATCGAAGGGACCGGCATCCATTGGATCCGAATCCCGGGGCCGACACGCCCCGAATTTTTGGATTTTGCCACATTTAAACGCCGCGTCGATCGGCGACTCCGCAATAATCACGGCTATGACATTGTTCATTCGGCTGGCCCCAACACGTCGCTTGCCGATGTCTATACGATCCAAACTGTGCATCCCATCAAAGTGCAACAGACTGCGGAAAGTCGATCCGAAGCGACAGCGGGCTGGCTGCGTCGATTGTCGTGGGGGGCCTACGATCGCTATGTGATCCGCTGTGAAAAACAGGCGTATTTGGCATGCGGGCCAACAGGACCGCGCGCCTTTTTGCCAGTCTCCGAGGGAACGAAGCAGGAGTTGTTGGAGACCTATCCTCAAGTCCGTCCCCGATATAGCTCGACTTCGCCGGCGCGCAACGTTTCACAAAACGGTACCGAATCAGAACACGATGATGAATCTGCAGGCGGGAGCGAATCGGGTTCTGTTCGTGTGATCCCCAACGGTGCCGACTTGGATCGATTTACACCCGCCAACCGGGAATTGCACCGCGACGACGTTCGCCATGAACATGGCATTGCCGATGACGATTTTTTGCTTGCCTTCAGCGGAGGCGATTGGCGTCGCAAGGGGCTTGATCTGGCACTGCAAGCACTGGCAAAGCTATCCGACCCGAAGATCAAATTATTGGTCGTGGGGCACGATCGCTCGGGGGGCGACGTGCGTCAATTGAGCGACAAGCTAGGTTTACAATCCCGTGTCACGTTTGCAGGATTTCGCAGCGATGTCCATCGTTACTACGCCGCTGGCGATCTATTTTTGTTTCCGACATCGTATGAAGCCTTCAGCCTGGCAACGATCGAAGCTGCAGCATCTGGATTGCCAGTGCTGATGCCCGACGTGAGTGGTGCGCAGGAGTTAATTGGGTGCGGAACGACGGGCGCAATGATCCTACGCGACCCACAGCACATAGCCGCTACGATCATGCGTTTTGTTGAATCGAATGAACTGCTGGCGCGATCAGGCGTCGCCGCCCGCACGTTGGTCGAGCAGCGATTCAACTGGGATGTGATCACCCAACAAACGCTGGATGTCTACCAACACTTGATTGCACGTCGTTCGTCCGGCGCGGCGAGCAGCACCATGGGACAGCCGTCCATAGAGACAGTCACTTGA